In Pseudomonas glycinae, the DNA window CCTGGAAGACGAGTTCGGCAACGTCAACGTGGTGGTCTGGCGCGATCTGGCCGAGCGTCAGCGGCAGGTGCTGGTGGGCTCGCAATTGCTCAAGGTCGATGGCCGCTGGGAGCGTGAAGGCGAGGTGCGGCACCTGATTGCCGGACGCCTGAGCGATCTGACTCCGCTGCTCAACGGCATCCGCGTACAGAGCCGCGACTTCCACTGACAACCCGAACTGATCGTTGATCGTTCCCACGCTCTGCGTGGGAATGCCGCCATGGACGCTCCGCGTCCACTGTGACGCAGAGCGTCACGGTATGCATTCCCACGCGGAGCGTGGGAACGATCAGCACGAGCAGCACGCGGAGCGTGGGAACGATCAGCACGAGCAGCACACGGAGCGTGGGAACGAGTAATAGCTTTCAGCGCTGTGGCCAAAACCGCTCGCCACCCCCCGGTGCCTCCGTCCACGCTTGCAACGAGCGGGTCGGCAGGTCGAAGTAGTCCCGGGTCCGTGCATAACCATGCCCGCCCATGCGCCCGATCGCATCCAGCCCCAATTGATCGATGTACAGGGTTTTCGGATCGATCAACTCGTCGCGCACATGCGCCATCAACACCTCGCCAAAAATGATCTCCCGCGACTGGCCGATGTTCAGCGCCATCATCCGTCGACATTCCAGCGCCACGGGTGCTTCGCCGATTCGCGGGCATTTGACCGAAGTGCCGGGAATCGCCGTCAGCCCTGCTGCGGTCAACTCATCGAAGCCCGGCGCGAACGGCACGGCGCAGACGTTCATGGCCTCCACCAAGGCGTCACTGACGATGTTGACGGTGAACTCCTGATTCATCTGGATATTGCGCGTGGTGTCCTTCGGGCTCTGGTCGCCGTAGTTCTCCACGCCGAGCGCGAGAATGGGCGGGTCCGCCGACAGCGCATTGAAAAAACTGAACGGCGCGGCATTGACCCGGCCTTCGCCGTCGATGGTGGTGACCAGCGCAATCGGGCGCGGCACCACGCTGCCGATCAGAATCTTGTACTTTTCCCGTGGGCTCAGTTGGCTGAAATCGAAGCTGTGCATGGCAGTGTTCTCTAAAGAAGTGGATCGATGGCGCTCAACGGCGCCTCGGCGCTGTAGTCGTCGGCGAACGCAATGGCCGGCTGGAACAGGGTTTTCCAGTCCGGTCGGCCAAAGGTCCGGTCGCTGTGGCTGCGCATCAGTTTTTCGTATTGGCGCTGGGCCTGACGTTGCAGAGTGGGGTAGTCGACGCCGATGACCTGACCGTCGTGCATCACGCAGCGACCGTCGATGTAACTGGCGATGCAGTCGTCGCCGCGCCCGGCCAGCAGCAGGTTTTTCAGTGGATCGAACAGCGGGCCCAGGTGCAGGCCGCGCAGGCTGAACACGGTGATATCAGCCTTGGCGCCGGGTGCCAGGCGACCGAGGTCATCACGGCCCAATGCCTTGGCGCCGCCGAGGGTCGCGGCGTTGTACAGGTCGAGGCTGCTGGTCAGCGATGGACCACCTTCCATGAGCCGGGCGATGTTCAAACCGTGGCGCATGTTGGCCAGCAAATCCGCCGGCCAGGTGTCGGTGCCGAGGGCAAAGTTGATGCCTTTGGCCCGATAGCGGCCGAACGAATTCAGCGCCTCGCCATCACGGGCGAACACCAGCGGGCAGTGCACCAGACTGGCGCCGCCGTCGATGACCCGTTGCAAGTCGTCATCTCCCGAGGTGTAAATGCCGTGGGGCAACAGGCTGCGCGGGTTGAGCAAATCCAACCGCTGCAACCAGCCCAGCGGCGTGGTGCCGCGCAACTGTTCGACCATCGCTGCTTCGCCGGGCGCCTGACAGCAATGCAGACGCATCGGTGCGTTCAGTTCGCGGCTCAAGGCGGACGTACGCTGAAGCAGCGCCGGGGTGCAGGTCTGGATGCGATCCGGCAGCAGCGCACCGCGAATCAACCCGGCGTGGGCGCCATCGAAATCCTTGAAAAACCGTTCGGCCGCGTCCAGCCCCGCCAGGCCCCGAGCCTCATCCCAGTGATGGGCGAGGGTGCCGTCGGCGCGCCAGTAACTCATGCCGCTCATGTAGCAGGGGCCGAGATAGGTGCGCAGTCCCAGTTCGCCGGCCACGTCGGCGACCGCCGCGAACTCGTCGTAGGTCTCCGCCCATTCGCGGTAGTACATCGAGGTGATCGGCATCGCTGTGGTGATGCCGTTGCGGATCAACTGGGTGAAGGCGTAGCGGTATTTGAAGACCTCTTCTTCCGGGCTGAACGACTCGTGCGGGCCGGCGGCCAGATACTCCGCCGACCACATCCGGCCCATGGCGCGCTCGTCGCCGTTATCCAGGGTCAGCACCGTGGAATCGAGATCGCCGAGGGCGTCGAGGTCGATGAAACCGGGACCGATCAGCGCATTGCCGTAGTCGATCCATTGATCCACCGGCCCTTGGTATCCGCGCCCGACAAACTCGATCCGTGAACCGGCGAACACCACTTCACCATCGCGCCACAGCACATGTTGCGTGCCGTCGAAACCGACCACGCAACCGGCCTTCAGGCCGATCCGTTTCACAGACGGCTGCCCAGCAGACGACCGCCGCTGGCGATCAGTTCGCCGCCGCGATAGACCTGACGCACTGGCCGCGCGACTACCGCTTCACCAAGGGTTTCGACCGGCATCAGCAGAAAGTCTGCCGGCCGGCCGATTCCAAAACCATACTCTTCAACACCCAATGCGCGGGCACCGTTCACGGTCGCCGCGTCGAACGCCGCCGCCAGTTCATCGTCCTTGCCCAGGTCAAAACGGAACGCCAGCAGCATCGCCCGTTCCAGCATGTCGCCATTACCCATCGGCGACCACGCGTCACGAATGCCGTCGGAACCGAGGCAGACGTTGACGCCTGCCTCGCGCAGCGCCAGAAATGGCGGCACCGCGCAGTCGGCCGGTGCCGAACTCATCAGCGAAATCCCCAGCGCCGCGAGGCGTTCGGCGACCGGTTTGACCTGACTCCACGGCAGCATGCCGAGGCAATAGGCGTGGCTGATCATCACCCGGTTCTGCAGGTTGAAACGCTCGGTGTAATCGGCGATCCGGGCGATCTGCCACAGGCCCAGTTCACCTTTGTCGTGCAGGTGAATATCGACGCCGCGCTGGAATTCGCGGGCCAGTTTGAACACGAAATCCAGTTGCGCGATCGGGTCGTTGTCGATGCCGCAGGGGTCGAGGCCGCCGACATTCTCCACGCTCAAGGCCATGGCTTCGCGCATCAGTTCGGCGGTGCCGGGTCGGCTGATCAGGCCGGTTTGCGGGAATACCACCAGTTGCAGGTCGATCAGGTCGCTGTAGGTTTCGCGCAGGTGTTGCATGGCCTCGACGTGGCGCAGGCCGAATTCCGGGTCGATGTCGACGTGGCAACGCATCGTCAAAGAACCCCGGGCGATGCAGTTTTCCAGCAGGGCGCCGGCGCGTTCGGCGATCGGCGCCTTGACTTCACGCAGGACGCGGCGCTCGTTGCTGATGTAGTCCTTGAGCGTCGGGCCGGCGCTGTTCGGGCGCCAGGGCTGGCCGTACAGGGTCTTGTCGAGGTGGACGTGGCTTTCCACCAGCGGCGCGGTCAGGAGCTGGTTCTGGCCGTCGATGTCGGTGGCGGCCAGTGGAGCATCGGAGGCCGGGCGGCGTTGGGTGAACTTGCCGTTTTCGATCAGCAGGTCTTCGGCGGGGGCGCCGTAGGGGCGGATGTTTCTGAGCCAGCGGGGGTGGGACATTTCATACCTCTGTTTCTAGGTTGTCTGGGCGGGCCTCATCGCTGGCAAGCCAGCTCCCACAGGGATTGGTGTCGCTCACAGATCCAGTGTGAGAGTTGGCTTGCCAACGATGGCCGCAACTCGGTCTTGAGTCAGGTGATCAACCCTTGAGCTTCGACCAGATCCGATCCTGCAGCTCCCGCGCCTTGTTGCTGCATTCCTTCTCCGGCCGCAGCCGCGAGGCGTATTCCTCGGGCATGTTGATCGCGTCCATGACCTTCCATTTCGCATCCAGCAACTGATCGCTCTGAATCCCGTTGGCATAGGCAATCGCGTTGGACACGGCCGCCGCGTTTTCCGGTTTCATCATCCAGTCGATGAAAATCTTCGCGTTGCCTGGGTGCGGCGCGCTTTTCGGTACGGCGAAGTTGTCCTGGAACATTGCCAAGCCTTCTTTCGGGTACACGTACTTGATGGTGCTCTTCTGCAACGTGGCGCGGGCCGTCGAGCCGTTCCAGTTCTGCATCATGATCACTTCGCCCGAGGCCATGCGGTCGACGGTGTTGTCGGAGCTGTACATCTTCAAAAACGGTTTCTGTTTTTGCAGCAGTTCGAGGATGCGTTTGGCGTCCTGCGGGTTTTCCGTGCATTCGTCGACATTCAGGTAATGACTGGCGGCGTTGATCACGCTGCTGGAGGTATCGAGGGCGGCGAGCTGGCCTTGCAGTTCCTTGCGCGGCTCGAAGAATTCTTTCCACGAATCATCGAGCTTGCCGCCCGGTACCCGTGCGCTGTCATAGGAAAACCCGGTGGTGCCCCACAGGTACGGCGCCGAAAACTTGCGGCCCGGGTCGAAGCTTGGGTCGCGGAACGGGCCTTTGACGTACTGGAAGTTGTTCAGGGTCGGCGCGTCGATTTCCAGCAGCAGGTCCTGCTTGATCAGCGTCTGCATGATCGACTGCGACGGCACGATCACGTCATACGCGGCGCCGCCGGCCTGCAACTTGGCGAGCAGGGTTTCGTTGCTGTCATAGCCGTCCATGGTGACCTTGATCCCGGTCTCCTTTTCGAACTTGGCCAGCAGGTCCACCGGGTAGTAATCAGTCCAGTTGTAGAAAAACAATTCCTTGGGCTCGGCGGCGTGGGCGCCGAACGCGATGAAACAACTCAGGGCCAGACCGGATACTGCCAGACGCATGTTTTTCACTTTCATGAGCGCGCTCCAGGTTTATTGTTGTTTGCCGCGTTGGCCGAGCCAGAAGGCCAGCACCACCAGCACGATGGAAATCACCAGCATCAGGGTCGAAATCGCGTTGATCTCGGGCGTTACCCCGGCCTTGATCGCCGAGAAGATGTACACCGGCAACGTGGTCGAACCGGGCCCGGCGACGAAGAAGGTCATGATGAAATCGTCGAGGCTGACCACGAACGCCAGCACCGAACCGGACAACACCGCCGGCCACAGCAGCGGCAGGGTCACGCGGCGAAACACCTGCCACGGATTGGCGTACAGGTCGTTGGCGGCCTCCAGCAGGCTCTTGTCCAGATCGTTGAGCCGTGCGCGGATCGGCAGGTAGGCGAACGGAATGCAGAAGCCGATGTGCGCGACGATCACCGTCATCAGCCCAAGCTTGATCCCCAGCGCCATGAACAGCAGCAGGGTGGCCACGGCGGTGACGATCTCCGGCAGAATCAGCGGCAGGTTGATCCCGCCCTCGACCATTTTCTGTCCGTAGAACGGCCGGTAAGTCGCCAGGGCTGCGAGCAGTGCAATCGTCGTGGCGCAGACTGTGGCGATGGTCGCGACGATGATCGAATTCAGCGCTGCGGTCTGGATCGATGGATTGGCCAGGATCCGCCCGTACCAGGCGAACGAGAACTCGGTCCACACCGTCGCCGAGCGGTTGGCGTTGAAGCTGTAGGCGATCAACACCAGGATCGGCACGTACAGGTAGGCGAAGATCAGCAGGCTGATTTCCCGGGTTGCGGGGAGTTTTTTCAGGTGCAGAGAGATCATGCTTTCGCTCCCCGGTTCAGGGTTTTCGCCGTGCTACGGCTGTAGAGGGCGTAGAGCACCAGGGACAACAGCAGAATCCCCAGCAACAGGAACGACAGCGAACTGCCCAGCGGCCAGTTGCGCGCGGTGCCGAATTGCTGCTGGATCAGGTTGCCGATCATCAGGGTCTTGCCGCCGCCGAGGATCGCCGGGGTGATGAAGGCGCCGAGGCTCGGCACGAACACCAGCAACGCGCCGGCAATCACGCCAGGCATCGACAGCGGCAGGATGATCCGGCGCAGCGCATGCCAGCGGTTGGCGCCCAGGTCATAGGCGGCTTCCACCAGACGCCAGTCGAGTTTTTCCAGGGTCGAGTAGATCGGCAAAATCATGAACGGCAGGAAGCTGTAGACCAGACCGACGCTGACGGCGAAGTCGTTGTAGAGCAGGGTGATGCCGCCGGCACTCGGGAACAGCGCGTTGAGGCTCTGGGCGACCCAGCCCTGTTCGCGCAGGATGATCAGCCACGCGTAGTTGCGGATCAGCAGGTTGGTCCAGAACGGAATGGTGATGAGCAACACCATCAGATTGCGTCGGCGCGGGGTCAGGCTCGACATCCACAGCGCCACCGGAAAGCCGAACAGAAAGCACAACACCGTGGTGCCACCGGCCTGGAACACCGAGCGCAACAGCGCCTGGGCGTAGACCCAGTTCAGCTCCAGTTCGCCGTCAAAACCTTCCTGGAAAAACAGCTGCACATAACTCTGCAGTTGCCATTGAGCCTGCCAGTCGACACCACCGTAGGTGTTGCGCGGCAGCAGGCTGATGTAACCCATGATCCCCAGCGGAATGGCGATCAGGGCGAGCAGGGTCAACACCACCGGGCTGAGCAACAGCGCGCGGTTGAGGGAGGGGGAAGTGCTGCTGACGCTCATCTCAGGCCTCCATCAACAGGCAGGCCTGGGGCGGCAGGTGCACTGACACGCTTTCGCCGACGACGCGACCACGGTTCAGGCCTTCGTTGTTTTCCCGCAGCATGACTTTGATGTCGTTGTTCAAGCGGCACTGGTACAGCGTCGCGGTGCCGACATACAGCACCGCTTCGATCACACCGCGCAGATGATGCGGCTGATCCGCTGCAACCAGTTGCGAGCGCTCGGGCCGGAATGCCAGCTGCACGCTGCTGCCATTGACGCCTTGGGGCGGGCAGGGGATTTCCACCGGCATGCCGTTGGGTACGAAGATGTTTTCGTTGTGTTCGCCGCGTTTGAGTTGGCCGGGAAGGAAATTGATGTCGCCGATGAACTGGGCGACGAAGCGGTGCTGCGGGCGTTCATAGATGTCGGTCGGGGTGCCGATCTGCAGGATCTTGCCGGCGGACATCACCGCGATCCGGTCGGACAGGGTCAGCGCCTCTTCCTGATCGTGGGTGACGAAGATGAAGGTAATGCCGGCTTCCTGCTGCACGCGCTTGAGTTCGACCTGCATTTCCTTGCGCAGCTTCAGGTCCAGCGCCGACAGCGGCTCGTCGAGCAACAGCACTTTGGGCTTCGGCGCCAGGGCCCGGGCCAGAGCCACGCGCTGCTGCTGGCCGCCGGATAATTGCGCCGGTTTGCGCCCGGCCAGGTGCTCCATCTGCACCAGCGCGAGCATTTCGTCGACCCGTCCGGGAATCGCCTTGCGATCAAGACCCTGCATCTCGAGGCCGAAGGCGATATTCTGCGCGACACTCATGTGCGGAAACAGCGCGTAACTCTGGAACACCGTGTTGACCCGACGCTTGAACGGCGGCAGGTGATTGACCGTTTCGCCTGCCAGACGGATCTCGCCGTCGCTGACGTGTTCGAAACCGGCGATGGTGCGCAGCAGGGTGGTCTTGCCGCAGCCCGAGGGGCCGAGGAGGGTGAAGAATTCGTTGTCGGCGATGTTCACCGACACGTTGTCGAGGGCAGGCGCGAGGCCAGGGTCATCAGAATACCGCTTGGATACGTTACGCACTTCAATGGCTATTGGTTGACCCATAATGGTGCAATCCTCTAATTATTGTATGCAATATCTGAATGCAATTTAGAAATACCCGGATTAATCTGCTGGCGCAACCCCCCATTTCCCTGACTGAGTCGCTCGTCGGGCAGCGCTGCCAGCATTGAAGGAGTTTTCAGATGACCGAGAAAAAACCGGAAACCACGGTCGACCGCGTCTACCAAGGGGTTTACGAGGCGATCAGCAAACGTTCGCTGCGTCCAGGGATGAAGCTGGGCGAGGCGTCGCTGGCAGAATTGTTCAATGTCAGCCGCACGTCGGTTCGCGCGGCGCTCAAGCAATTGGAGGCCGACGGACTGGTCACCACCGAGCCCAATAAAGGTGCGTCGGTGTCGCTGCCCAGCGATGAGGAAATCCGGTCGCTGTTCGAAACCCGGCGTCTGGTCGAGATCGGTATCGTCACCGAACTGTGCCGGCGCAAGGACTCTGCGGTGATGCAGGACTTGCGCGATCATTTGCTGCTCGAGGACGAAGCCCACGAAGCCGGCGACCACGAGCGACTGATCCACCTGCTGGGCGAGTTCCACATCAAGCTCGCCCGCAGCCTGAATAACCCGGTGCTGCTCGACTGGTTCCAGAAGTTGATTTCCCGCGCCTCGCTGTACGCCGCGGCGCTGGATGACGACAGCCACGAAGCCTGTCGCGACGACGAACACCTGCGCCTGATCGAGTACATCGAGGCTGGCAATCAGAGCGCCGCCATCGAGCTGACCTGCATACACCTGGACGGCATCCAGAAGGCGATTCTCGACGTCGCTGCGAAGCTCAAGACCGGCTACCATCCGCTCAAACATCTGATCGAAGTCTGAACGTCGAGCCGGGGTGAAATCGGCTATACCTCTAATGAAACCATCGTTGCCCGATGCGCTCGAAACAGACGGGCGCGACGTTTGATCGCGCAGCGATAGATCCGGATCAACCACAAGGCGTTGAAGCAGCTGATGCAGTTTTTATCCGATAGCCATGGGTGTGACGGCTGGCAAGGCGAGATGGCCGGGCGAATCCGTGCGTTCGACTGGAGCAGGACCGATCTGGGCCCGCTCGAAACCTGGCCGGCCAGCCTGTGCAGCACAGTGCAATTGATGCTGGCATCGCCGCTGCCGATGGTCATGCTCTGGGGCCATGCCGGCTACATGATCTACAACGACGCTTACTCACGATTCGCCGGCGGACGACATCCCTACCTGCTCGGATCGCCGGTGGAACTGGGCTGGCCGGAGGTGGCCGATTTCAACCGGCATGTGGTCGACACCTGTCTGGCCGGCGGCACCCTGGAATATCGCAACAAGGTCCTGGTGTTGCTGCGCGACGGCGTACCCGAGGATGTCTGGCTCGATTTGTATTACAGCCCGGTGGCCAACGATGCCGGTGTGCCTTCGGGCGTCATGGCGATGGTGGTGGAAACCACTGAACTGGTGCTGTCCGAACGCTTGCGTCAGGCCGCCGAAGACGCTTATCGCGCCGATAACGAGCGGGTGCGACTGGCATTGAATGCCGGGGCACTGCTCGGCTCCTTTGTCTGGGACGTCAGAAACAACGTACTGTCGGCCGACGAGCGTTTCGCCCGGACATTTTCCTATCCGCCTGATCAAGACCTGAGCAATCTGCCGCAGCATATCGCCGAAGCGCACATTCACCCGGACGATCGCAATTGGGTAAAGGAGTGTGTGGAGAATTCGGTCCGCACCGGCGAGCCCTACAACGCCGAGTACCGGGTGGTGCGTGCCGATGGCAGTTGTCTGTGGGTGCTCGCCAGTGGCGCTTGCGAATTCGACGAGCAGGGCCGACCGTTCCGTTTTCCCGGTGTGCTGATCGACATTAACGAGCGCAAGGCGGCTGAAGAGTCACTGCTCAAGTTCACCCGCAACCTCGAACAGCGTGTCGCGGATGAAGTCGAGGCGCGCCTCGCCGCCGAAGAGCAATTGCGCCAGTCGCAGAAACTCGAATCCATCGGCGGCCTCACCGGCGGCGTGGCTCACGACTTCAACAACCTGCTGCAAGTGATCGCCGGCAACCTGCACCTGTTGGCGCGGCATGAACCGGACAATGCCAACGTCCAGCGTCGGGTCAGCGCTTCGCTGGCGGCGGTGGAGCGTGGCGCCAAGCTGTCTTCGCAACTGCTCGCGTTTGCCCGGCGTCAGCCGCTGTCGCCGGCCGTGTGCAATCCCCGGCAAATCTTCGACGGTGTGGGCGAGTTGCTGCAACGGGCGCTGGGCGAAACCATTCAGATCGACGTACAACTGCCGGACGAACCTTGGCACATCAACGTCGATCGCAATCAACTGGAAAACGCCATTCTCAATCTGGCGATCAATGCCCGGGATGCCATGAAGGGCGAGGGCACGATTGTGCTCGGTGCCTCGAATCTCTCACTGGATCGGGCGTTCTGCTCGGGCAAAGGCATCGTGCCGGGGGATTTCGTCCGGGTTTCGGTCAGTGACAGCGGCGTGGGCATTGCCCCGCACATGCTCGAGCAGGTGTTCGAACCGTTCTTCACCACCAAGGCCGACGGCCAGGGCACCGGTCTCGGTTTGAGCATGGTGTTCGGTTTCGTCAAGCAGAGCGGCGGTCATGTCGAGATCGACAGTCGGATCGGCGAAGGCACGCGGGTGCAGTTGTACTTCCCGCGCAGCCTGCGCCCCGTGCTTGATGACTCGCCGAGCGTCAATTATCAGCAGGCGGGCGGTCACGAGACGATCCTGGTGGTCGAGGACAACGAAGCGGTGCGCACCTCGGCGGTCGAGCTGTTGCGCGAAGAAGGCTACCGCGTGCTGACGGCCGGCAACGGTGACGCGGCCATGCAGATGTTGATGGAAGGCGCTCGGGTCGACCTGATTTTCACCGACGTGGTCATGCCCGGTCTGATCAAGAGCTCCGATCTGGCGGCGTGGGCCAAGGTGCAAATGCCGCCGGTGGCCGTGCTGTTCACCTCGGGCCACACCCGCGACATCATCTCGCGCAACCACCAGCTCAGTCCCGACACCCATTTGCTCGGCAAACCCTATGGCCCCGAAGCATTGCTGCAGATGATCCGTTCCGTGCTCAGCACCTGAGCTCCAATCCCCTGACCAAGGCTGGCCGATGACTTCCAGACGCAATTCCAGTTCTGCCGCCGGCATGGTTCGCGTGCGCGGTGCCCGTGAACACAATCTGAAGAACGTGGACGTCGACATTCCTCGCGATGCACTGGTGGTGTTCACCGGCGTGTCGGGGTCGGGCAAGTCGTCGCTGGCGTTTTCAACGCTGTATGCCGAAGCCCAGCGACGCTATTTCGAATCGGTGGCGCCCTATGCGCGAAGGCTGATCGATCAGGTTGGCGTGCCGGACGTCGATTCCATCGAAGGCCTGCCGCCGGCCGTGGCCCTGCAGCAACAGCGCGGCACGCCGAGCACGCGTTCGTCGGTGGGCAGCGTCACCACGTTGTCGAGCCTGATCCGCATGCTGTACTCGCGCGCCGGCAGCTACCCACCGGGTCAGCCGATGCTGTATGCCGAGGATTTTTCACCGAACACGCCGCAGGGCGCGTGCCCGCAATGCCATGGACTGGGCCGGGTCTACGAGGTCACCGAGGCGTTGATGGTGCCGGATCCGAATCTGACCATCCGCCAGCGCGCCGTAGCCTCATGGCCGCTGGCCTGGCAGGGGCAGAACCTGCGCGACATCCTGGTGACCATGGGTATCGATGTCGATATCCCGTGGCGCAAGCTGCCGAAAAAACAGCGTGACTGGATCCTCTTCACCGAGGAAACACCAACCGTTCCGGTGTACGCCGGGCTGACGCCGGAAGAAACCCGCGTCGCCCTCAAGCGCAACATGGAGCCCAGTTATCAAGGCACCTTCACTGGCGCCCGGCGCTACATCCTGCATACCTTCACCCATTCGCAAAGTGCGCTGATGAAGAAGCGCGTGTCGCAGTTCATGATCGGCAGCCTCTGCCCGTTGTGCGATGGCAAGCGCCTCAAGCGTGAGGCGCTGTCGGTAACGTTTGCCGGGCATGACATCGGCGAGTTGTCGCGGATGTCTCTGTTGCAAGTCGCCGAGGTTTTGCGGCCGGTCGCGGACGCGAGCTGGCTGGAACACGCCGATGAAACCGGTGAAACCCTGACCCACAGCCAGACCCGCGAAGCCCGGCAGCAGCGCGTGGCCCATGGCGCCAGCGGCCACGCCAACGCGCCGGACGTGCGCCATACGCCGAACCTGTCGCTGGAAAAACGCCTGGCCGCGCAGCGCATTGCCGAGGATCTGCTGGAACGGGTCAGCACCCTGACCGATCTGGGCCTCGGTTATCTGGCCCTGGAACGCAGCACGCCGACCCTGTCGTCCGGCGAATTGCAACGCCTGCGACTGGCCACCCAACTGGGCTCGCAATTGTTCGGCGTGATCTACGTGCTCGACGAACCTTCCGCCGGCCTGCACCCGGCCGACGGCGAGGCCCTGTTCGAGGCCTTGCAGCGTCTGAAGGCCGACGGCAACAGCGTGTTTGTGGTCGAGCACGATCTGGACACCATGCGCCGGGCCGACTGGCTGATCGACGTCGGCCCGGCGGCGGGCGAAAAGGGGGGGCAGATTCTCTACAGCGGCCCGCCGCCGGGGCTGGCGGCGATCGAGCACTCGCAGACCCGCGCCTATCTGTTCGCCGAACAGCAACGGCCGACCCGCGCCGCGCGCAAACCTTCGGGCTGGCTGAAGCTCGACGGCGTCACGCGTAACAACCTGAATAACCTCAGCGCCGAGTTTCCGTTGGGCTGTTTCACCTCGGTCACCGGCGTCTCCGGTTCCGGCAAGTCGAGTCTGGTCAGCCAGGCGCTGCTGGAACTGGTCGGCGCGCAGCTCGGGCGCAGCGTCGGTGACGCCGAGCCGGAAGAGCTCAATCTGGAAGACGATACCCCGTCTGCCAGCACCGGCCAGGTCAGCGCCGGGCTGGAGTCGATCAAGCGTCTGGTTCAGGTCGATCAGAAACCCATCGGCCGCACCCCGCGTTCGAATCTGGCGACCTACACCGGGCTGTTCGACAACGTGCGCAAGTTGTTCGCCGCGACTGACGAGGCGAAAGCGGCGGGCTACGACGCCGGGCAGTTTTCCTTCAACGTCGCCAAGGGGCGCTGCCCGACCTGCGAAGGCGAGGGCTTTGTCAGCGTCGAATTGCTGTTCATGCCCAGCGTTTATGCGCCGTGCCCGACCTGCCATGGCGCGCGATACAACCCCGAAACGCTGGCCATCCTCTGGCAGGGCTTGAGCATTGCGCAGGTGCTGCAACTGACCGTGGATGAAGCGGTGGTGGTATTTGCCGAGCAACCGGCGATCCGTCGTTCACTGGAAGTGCTGCGCGACATCGGCCTCGGTTACCTGCGCCTCGGGCAACCGGCGACCGAGTTGTCCGGCGGCGAAGCCCAGCGGATCAAACTGGCCACCGAGCTGCAACGCAATCAGCGCGGCGCGACGTTGTACGTGCTCGACGAGCCTACCACCGGTTTGCATCCGCGAGACGTCGACCGCTTGTTGGAGCAACTGGACAATCTGGTGAGCGCAGGACACACGGTGATCGTGGTCGAGCATGAAATGCGCGTGGTGGCGCAGAGCGATTGGGTAATCGACATCGGTCCGGGCGCGGGGGATCAGGGCGGCCGGATCGTCGTGGCCGGGACGCCGCAGAAAGTGGCGGCGAGCAAGAAGAGCCGGACTGCGCCGTTTCTCTCCAGGGCTTTGAGCCGCTGACTGCGTCGCATGGGCCGGCCTCATCGCGGGCAAGCCCGCTCCCACAGAGTCTGAGGTGTTCACGAATTTGTGTACGGCACAAAAAACTGTGGGAGCGGGCGTGCCCGCGATGGCGGCGTATCAGGCACCGTCGAGGGTGCGACGCACCTTGTCCAGCAGTGCGCTGATTTGAAACGGCTTGACCAGCATGTCCATGCCGGCTCCGAGGAATACCTGCCGGTTGATCGCGGTTTCCGCATAACCGGTCATGAACAGGATCGGCAGCGCTTCGCGCCAGCCCCGGGCAAC includes these proteins:
- a CDS encoding ABC transporter ATP-binding protein, with protein sequence MGQPIAIEVRNVSKRYSDDPGLAPALDNVSVNIADNEFFTLLGPSGCGKTTLLRTIAGFEHVSDGEIRLAGETVNHLPPFKRRVNTVFQSYALFPHMSVAQNIAFGLEMQGLDRKAIPGRVDEMLALVQMEHLAGRKPAQLSGGQQQRVALARALAPKPKVLLLDEPLSALDLKLRKEMQVELKRVQQEAGITFIFVTHDQEEALTLSDRIAVMSAGKILQIGTPTDIYERPQHRFVAQFIGDINFLPGQLKRGEHNENIFVPNGMPVEIPCPPQGVNGSSVQLAFRPERSQLVAADQPHHLRGVIEAVLYVGTATLYQCRLNNDIKVMLRENNEGLNRGRVVGESVSVHLPPQACLLMEA
- a CDS encoding GntR family transcriptional regulator; this encodes MTEKKPETTVDRVYQGVYEAISKRSLRPGMKLGEASLAELFNVSRTSVRAALKQLEADGLVTTEPNKGASVSLPSDEEIRSLFETRRLVEIGIVTELCRRKDSAVMQDLRDHLLLEDEAHEAGDHERLIHLLGEFHIKLARSLNNPVLLDWFQKLISRASLYAAALDDDSHEACRDDEHLRLIEYIEAGNQSAAIELTCIHLDGIQKAILDVAAKLKTGYHPLKHLIEV
- a CDS encoding hybrid sensor histidine kinase/response regulator, translated to MQFLSDSHGCDGWQGEMAGRIRAFDWSRTDLGPLETWPASLCSTVQLMLASPLPMVMLWGHAGYMIYNDAYSRFAGGRHPYLLGSPVELGWPEVADFNRHVVDTCLAGGTLEYRNKVLVLLRDGVPEDVWLDLYYSPVANDAGVPSGVMAMVVETTELVLSERLRQAAEDAYRADNERVRLALNAGALLGSFVWDVRNNVLSADERFARTFSYPPDQDLSNLPQHIAEAHIHPDDRNWVKECVENSVRTGEPYNAEYRVVRADGSCLWVLASGACEFDEQGRPFRFPGVLIDINERKAAEESLLKFTRNLEQRVADEVEARLAAEEQLRQSQKLESIGGLTGGVAHDFNNLLQVIAGNLHLLARHEPDNANVQRRVSASLAAVERGAKLSSQLLAFARRQPLSPAVCNPRQIFDGVGELLQRALGETIQIDVQLPDEPWHINVDRNQLENAILNLAINARDAMKGEGTIVLGASNLSLDRAFCSGKGIVPGDFVRVSVSDSGVGIAPHMLEQVFEPFFTTKADGQGTGLGLSMVFGFVKQSGGHVEIDSRIGEGTRVQLYFPRSLRPVLDDSPSVNYQQAGGHETILVVEDNEAVRTSAVELLREEGYRVLTAGNGDAAMQMLMEGARVDLIFTDVVMPGLIKSSDLAAWAKVQMPPVAVLFTSGHTRDIISRNHQLSPDTHLLGKPYGPEALLQMIRSVLST
- a CDS encoding excinuclease ABC subunit UvrA gives rise to the protein MTSRRNSSSAAGMVRVRGAREHNLKNVDVDIPRDALVVFTGVSGSGKSSLAFSTLYAEAQRRYFESVAPYARRLIDQVGVPDVDSIEGLPPAVALQQQRGTPSTRSSVGSVTTLSSLIRMLYSRAGSYPPGQPMLYAEDFSPNTPQGACPQCHGLGRVYEVTEALMVPDPNLTIRQRAVASWPLAWQGQNLRDILVTMGIDVDIPWRKLPKKQRDWILFTEETPTVPVYAGLTPEETRVALKRNMEPSYQGTFTGARRYILHTFTHSQSALMKKRVSQFMIGSLCPLCDGKRLKREALSVTFAGHDIGELSRMSLLQVAEVLRPVADASWLEHADETGETLTHSQTREARQQRVAHGASGHANAPDVRHTPNLSLEKRLAAQRIAEDLLERVSTLTDLGLGYLALERSTPTLSSGELQRLRLATQLGSQLFGVIYVLDEPSAGLHPADGEALFEALQRLKADGNSVFVVEHDLDTMRRADWLIDVGPAAGEKGGQILYSGPPPGLAAIEHSQTRAYLFAEQQRPTRAARKPSGWLKLDGVTRNNLNNLSAEFPLGCFTSVTGVSGSGKSSLVSQALLELVGAQLGRSVGDAEPEELNLEDDTPSASTGQVSAGLESIKRLVQVDQKPIGRTPRSNLATYTGLFDNVRKLFAATDEAKAAGYDAGQFSFNVAKGRCPTCEGEGFVSVELLFMPSVYAPCPTCHGARYNPETLAILWQGLSIAQVLQLTVDEAVVVFAEQPAIRRSLEVLRDIGLGYLRLGQPATELSGGEAQRIKLATELQRNQRGATLYVLDEPTTGLHPRDVDRLLEQLDNLVSAGHTVIVVEHEMRVVAQSDWVIDIGPGAGDQGGRIVVAGTPQKVAASKKSRTAPFLSRALSR